Sequence from the Terriglobales bacterium genome:
TGCGGGTCGTCAAAACTCTTGAGGTCGACCTTGTAGAGATCGACCCATGGCCGGATGTATTCCAGGACTTCGGGCGTGCCGTTGCCGTTGGAGACGAATCCGGTCTTCAGTCCCGCGGCGCGCGCCTTCTTGAAGATGGCCACCGCCCACTCCGCAGTGATGAGCGGTTCGTTGTAGGTGCTGACCAGCACCTTGGCGCCCTGCTGCAAGGCGTCTTCGACCATCTGGTCGGGCGTCATGCTGAGCGGCGGTGAGACCGCGGTGGGATCGCGCAGCGCCTGCGACGTCACCCAATTCTGACAGTAGGCGCAGTGCAGGTCGCAGCCCAGCATGCCGAAGCTGTAGGCCAGCGCTCCGGGATAAGCGTGAAAGAAGGGCTTCTTCTCGATGGGGTCGCACTGCACGCCCCCCACGTAGCCCCAGGGGACGTAGAGCGTCCCGCCGCGGTTGAAGCGCACTTTGCAGACGCCCGGCTGGCCTTCGGGGATGGGGCAGCGATGCCCGCAGGCGAAGCAGCGCACGCGGTTGCGGTCGAGCTTCTCGTAGAGCTCGCCTTCACGCACCTGCTCGTACAGGACGTCCTTCAGGGTGGGCATACCGCAACTTCCTTACTGGTATTCTACTCCCGGTGCGGAGATGGATGGCGCGGCGTTCGTCGAACAACTGAAAGCGGAGAACGAAACCATCCTGCACAAGCTGGACGCCGAGCCCGAGGGTTCAGCCGGCGACCTGGGCGCGCTGCTCAAGATGGCGCTGAAGAACGAGGCGGAGGCGTTCGCCATCGCGGCGGAGTGGGTGGCATCGACGCCCGAGCTTTCCGCCAAGCTGGTCCTGGCTCGCCATGCCGGCGACGAGGCGCGCCACTACCAGCTTCTCGAAGATGCAGCCCGGGCGATGGGCGTGAGCCTGGCCGGATTCCATCCGCTCGAGCCTCCGAGTCCGGTGCTGGAGTACCTGCGCACGCTTTCCACTACGGAGGAACGCATCGCTGCCGCCCTGGTGGCGCGTGAAGCCATGGGCGGCCGCCGCAATGCCCAGTTCCTGAAGTTCCTGGAACGCGCGGGGCACAAGGATCTGGCGGCGTTGTACCGCGACGTCATCAATCCCGACGAAGACCGGCATCACCGCGCCGGCTGCTGTGTGCTGGCGGAACTGGCGAAGACGTCTGAGGCCCAGGAGCGCGCCCGGCGCGCCGCGGCGCGATTGCTCGAGATCGGCGACCGTGTGCGCTCTACCGTAATGGAGAAGACGGGCGCGGCGTGCGTGCCGGGCTGCTAGCTTCCGTAGCGGTAGAATAGACGCTCATTCGGAGGCCGCACATGCCCGATCTCGCCGCCAAGACCTGCGTTCCGTGCAAGGGTGGAGTGCCGCCGCTGCGGGGCGACGAACTGAAGCAGCTCACCCGCGAGGTCCCGCGCTGGACGGTCATCAACGAACACCACATCACCCGCCAGTTCGATTTCCCCGACTTCAAGAGCGCGCTCGCGTTTACCAACAAGGTCGGCGCTCTGGCCGAGGAGCAGGGGCATCATCCGGATATCTACCTGGCTTGGGGCAAGGTGGAAGTCACCCTGTGGACGCACAAGGTGAACGGCCTGACCGAGAGCGACTTCATCATGGCCGCCAAGATCGACCAGTTGAAAACGTAGTCCGGCTCCTGTTGACTGCGCGGCGCCGTCGGTGCGCCTGGGGGGGGCCAGCCATATCAATCGCGCCGATAATCCATCGACGTGAAGTGCTCCGGCTGGATCTTGTAAAGCACGCGCACTTCGCCCGGGGCGCGGCCGGGATACCGGTCCACGCCGAGGTATTTTTTGGCTTGTTTGTCGATGTGCTCGTCGGCGCCCTTCTCCGTGATTTCCACCACACGGCCGCGCACCTCGAGGTAACGATAGGGATTGGCGGGGTCGGCGACGCTCAAGGCTACGCGCGGATCGCGGCGCACGTTGCGGTCCTTCTTGCGCCCCTTGGCCGAGTTCACCAGGATGAGGTCGCCTTCGATATCCAGCCAGACGGGTGTCACCTGCGGGCTGCCGTCGGCGTTGAGAGTGGCCAGGTGGCCGAACGCGGGCTTCTCGAACAAGTCGCGGAATTTCTCCGGAATCGCTTGCGGCATCAGGTTCTCCTCTGGATC
This genomic interval carries:
- a CDS encoding 4a-hydroxytetrahydrobiopterin dehydratase, coding for MPDLAAKTCVPCKGGVPPLRGDELKQLTREVPRWTVINEHHITRQFDFPDFKSALAFTNKVGALAEEQGHHPDIYLAWGKVEVTLWTHKVNGLTESDFIMAAKIDQLKT
- the amrS gene encoding AmmeMemoRadiSam system radical SAM enzyme, whose product is MPTLKDVLYEQVREGELYEKLDRNRVRCFACGHRCPIPEGQPGVCKVRFNRGGTLYVPWGYVGGVQCDPIEKKPFFHAYPGALAYSFGMLGCDLHCAYCQNWVTSQALRDPTAVSPPLSMTPDQMVEDALQQGAKVLVSTYNEPLITAEWAVAIFKKARAAGLKTGFVSNGNGTPEVLEYIRPWVDLYKVDLKSFDDPHYRQLGGRLEPILDTIKRLYQMGFWLEIVTLVIPGFNDSDDELKRLTEFVAGVSPFIPWHCTAFHQDYKMTGPANTSAETLLRAAEIGRAAGLRYIYPGNLPGQVGDWENTRCHNCRELLIERYGYMILGYHLTSDGACPKCHTQIPGRWASEFQGQISAHPFLPRGRRIADLVSLLRS
- a CDS encoding PPOX class F420-dependent oxidoreductase, with the translated sequence MPQAIPEKFRDLFEKPAFGHLATLNADGSPQVTPVWLDIEGDLILVNSAKGRKKDRNVRRDPRVALSVADPANPYRYLEVRGRVVEITEKGADEHIDKQAKKYLGVDRYPGRAPGEVRVLYKIQPEHFTSMDYRRD